The stretch of DNA TAGGCTCTCGTTGCACGCGTAGTGTATACCGGCCGGCCCGCAGCAACTCCGGCTGCACGCGCAATACGTGCTGCTGGTCGTTGCTGGCGGTGTACCGGAACGATAGATCGGTGGTATCGGCTGAGGCCAGCAGCGTAGGTTTGGCCTGGGCAGGATGGAGTTCGAAGGCATCAAGAAACACACGGGCATCGGTGCCGGGGGCCAGCTTGAGGCTCACGTGAATGGTTTCGCCACTCCTGACTTTGTACCGGTAGCCCACGGCCGTGGCGCGGTCGGCGGGGAAGAAGCCGCTTTCCTGGAAAGGCAGTGTGATGGTCAGGGAGTCGTGCAAGGCCTGCTCGGCAGCACGCAACCAGTCTCTGCCCAGGGCAGTTTCATCCAGGCGTGCCTGCCGCAGCCGGCGGGCGTATTCCTCGTGAGGCGTTGATTTCTGGAATATACCCTGCAGCGTCTGACTCTGGCTACAGGCGGTAAGAAATAATACAAGAACTACGGCAGGCAGGGCACGAAGGCGGTGCAGCATGGAAGAGGATCAGGCGATGGTAGATAAGTAATAAGATAAACCCCCGCCGCCGCGTAGTAGTTCGGTCTGGATTGCTTCCATCATCTGTTGCTCAGCTGCTGTTGGCCTCCCTAGGCATATGGTATAGCTTGGCCGCAGAACAGTCGGCAGCCACCACTACCTTTACGCTCCCAAGCAAGCCCCACCTTCCATGCTCCACCTCACCGAATGCCCCCGCGATGCCATGCAGGGCTGGCCTACGTTCATACCCACCGCCGATAAAATTGCCTATCTCAATGCACTGCTGCGGGTAGGCTTTCAAACCCTCGACTTTGGCTCCTTTGTGTCGCCGAAGGCTATTCCGCAGCTTGCCGACACGGCCGAAGTGCTCGACGGGCTGGATCTAGGCCAGTCGGGCACGCATTTGCTGGCCATTGTGGCTAATCTGCGCGGAGCCGAAACCGCCGCCCAGCACCCCCAAATACGGTACATCGGCTTTCCATTGTCGGTGTCTGAAACCTTTCAGCAGCGAAACACCAACAAGAGCATCGCCCAGGCCTTCGATGATGTAGCGCGGATGCAGGAACTGTGCGCCCGCACTGGGCAGGAGCAGGTGGTATACCTGAGCATGGGCTTCGGCAACCCCTACGGCGACCCGTGGAGCCCCGGTGTACTGGGAGAGTTCACCCAGAAACTTGATGCGCTGGGCGTGTCTATTGTGGCGCTTTCTGATACCATTGGCGCCTCTACGCCTGCTACCATCAGTCCTGCCTTCCGGGAGCTGACGGCGGCCTTCCCGAACATCCGATTTGGTGCTCACCTGCACACTACCCCTGATAGCTGGCAGGAGAAAGTGCAGGCCGCTTATGAATCTGGCTGCCGCCACTTTGACGGTGCCCTGGGCGGCTATGGCGGCTGCCCTATGGCCGCTGACCAGCTGACCGGCAATATGCCCACCGAGCGCCTACTGGAGTTTGGCGTGACAGTGGAAGAGGAGCCCATTCTCAATTTAGAAGCTCTCACTGATGCCCTGGAGTGGAATCAGCGGATTTTTGCTGGGCATTACTAGCCTAATTAGTGGGAAGAGCACTTGTAATAAGTGGCAACTAGTGAGTACTACTTGGCATGAATAGCCTCGATTTAGCGTGAATTTTGACGCGAATGAAAATTCGCAACGACTCTTACGACTTGAGAGGTGGTTTTCCCAACGAGGCAATGTGCCTGAATAGGAACGGTCAGGCCTGGGAGGTGTATTACAGCGAGCGAGGTAAAAAAACGAACTTGCTGAGCTTTAACTCAGAGGATATCGCTTGCAAATACTTGCTTGGAACGCTGGTAGGAATGTTTTATTGATATTACCCTAGTTCGACCTGCCTCATTCGTGCCATCAATCTCTTTATCAAGCATCACCAGTACCCTTCAGTATGTCTGCCCCTCAAGTCGACCTGTTTATTCCCTGCTTCGTAGATCAGCTCTTTCCTGAAACCGCCATGAACATGGTGAAGGTTCTGGAAGCAGTGGGCTGCGAGG from Hymenobacter taeanensis encodes:
- a CDS encoding hydroxymethylglutaryl-CoA lyase, translated to MLHLTECPRDAMQGWPTFIPTADKIAYLNALLRVGFQTLDFGSFVSPKAIPQLADTAEVLDGLDLGQSGTHLLAIVANLRGAETAAQHPQIRYIGFPLSVSETFQQRNTNKSIAQAFDDVARMQELCARTGQEQVVYLSMGFGNPYGDPWSPGVLGEFTQKLDALGVSIVALSDTIGASTPATISPAFRELTAAFPNIRFGAHLHTTPDSWQEKVQAAYESGCRHFDGALGGYGGCPMAADQLTGNMPTERLLEFGVTVEEEPILNLEALTDALEWNQRIFAGHY